A window of Streptomyces sp. Je 1-332 genomic DNA:
GGCTCGTACATCGACACGGACGACCGCGACTCCGACCGCTACCTCTTCAACCTCCTCCAGGGCGGCCTCGGCCTGCCCGACGAGTCGTACTACCGCGAAGAGAAGTTCGCCGAGATCCGCGAGAAGTACGTCGCCCACCTCACCGAACTGCTCACGCTGGGACAGCACGCGTCGCCCGCCGAGGCCGCGCAGTCGGTCCTCGCCCTGGAGACCCGGCTCGCCGCGGGACACTGGGAGCGGGCCGAGACGCGTGACGTGCAAAAGACGTACAACCTCCTCACCCTGCACGAACTGATCACCCTGGCACCGCACTTCGACTGGCGCGCCTTCGTCGAAGGGCTCGGCGGCTCGGACGCCACCATCGCCGAGACGTGCGTCCGCCAGCCGTCCTACTTCCGTCACCTGTCCGCCGTCCTGGACGAGGTGCCGATCGAGCAGTGGCGCGACTGGACGCTGGTCCGGGTCCTGCGCTCCTGCGCGCCGTACCTCACGGACGCGTTCGTCCGGAACAACTTCGAGTTCTACGGCCGCACCCTGAACGGCACGCCGGAGCTGCGCGCCCGGTGGAAGCGGGCGGTCGCCTTCGTCGAGGGCTCCATCGGCGAGGCCGTCGGCAAGGAGTACGTGGCGCGGCACTTCCCGCCGAGCTCCAAGGCGCTGATGGACGACCTCGTCGCCAACCTTCTGGAGGCCTACCGCCAGTCGATCGCCCGTCTGGACTGGATGACGGACGAGACGAAGGAGCGCGCGTACGAGAAGCTCGCCACCTTCCGTCCCAAGATCGGCTACCCCGACACCTTCCGCGACTACTCGGCCCTCGAGGTCTCCGCCGACGACCTGCTCGGCAACGCGCACGCGGCGGCTGCCTTCGAGTCCGACCGGCAGCTCGCCAAGATCGGCGCGCCGGTCGACCGCGACGAGTGGTTCATGCTGCCGCAGACGGTCAACGCCTACTACAACCCGGGCACCAATGAGATCTGCTTCCCCGCGGGCATCCTGCAGAAGCCGTTCTTCTCGCCCGACGCGGACTCCGCCGAGAACTACGGCGGCATCGGCTCGGTCATCGGTCACGAGATCGGCCACGGCTTCGACGACCAGGGCGCGCAGTACGACGGCGCGGGCAACCTCAACGACTGGTGGACGGCGGCCGACAAGACCGCCTTCGAGGCGAAGTCGAAGGCGCTGGTCAAGCAGTACGCCGCCTTCTCGCCCCGCAATCTCCCCGGCGAGTTCGTCAACGGCTCGCTGACGGTGGGCGAGAACATCGGCGACCTGGGCGGCCTGACCATCGGGCACACGGCGTACAAGATCGCGCTCGACGGCGACCCGATGCCCACGAGCGACGGCCTGACCGGCTCCCAGCGGCTCTTCATGAACTGGGCCTACTGCTGGCGCACCAAGCGCCGCAAGGAGCAGGAGCAGCAGTACCTCACCATCGACCCGCACTCGCCGCCGGAGTTCCGGGCCAACATCGTCCGCAACCTCGACGAGTTCCACGAGGCGTTCGGCACGAAGGCCGGCGACGGCCTCTGGCTGGACCGGGCGGAGCGGGTCAGGATCTGGTGATCTGACCCCGGGGGGCCACGGCGTCGCGGCCGTGGCCCCCCTTTCCCTCCGTCGCAGGGTGCTGGTCCCCTCGAAAAAGGCGCGTACGGCCATGGACGGGGCTTGTCACGGTGGCAAGGATCGTCAGGCGGGCAGTGCTTTCTCTCGCACAGCCCCACGGCGACATCACAGCCCCACGCAGTCTCAAGGCCACCGGACGGGACCCACCACATGACGACGCCGAACTGGGCGGACTTCCAGTACGAGATCTACCTCAACGGCATGACCGGCGCCGTGCCGCGCCTGCCCACCGACCTGACCCGCCTGGAAGAGCTGACCGAGCAGCGGCTCGGCCCCGGCCCGGTCGGCTATGTCGCGGGAAGCGCCGGCAACGGCAGCACCGCCCGCGCCAACCGCGAGGCCCTCGAACGGCGTCGCATCGTGCCCCGCATGCTGCGTGACGTACACGACCGTGACCTGTCCGTGGAGGTGCTCGGCCAGCGGCTGCCCGCGCCGCTCGCCCTCGCACCGATCGGCGTCCTGTCGATCATGCACCCGGAGGGTGAGTCGGCCGCCGCCCGCGCGGCAGCGGCCCGTGGCGTTCCGTACATCCTGTCCTCGGCCTCCAGCACTCCCATGGAGCAGGTCGCCGAGGAGATGGGGGACGCGCAGCGGTGGTTCCAGCTGTACTGGGCCAAGGACCGTGACGTGACCAGGAGTTTCCTGGACCGGGCGAAGGCATCGGGTTTCACGGCGCTCGTCGTCACGCTCGACACCCCGCTCCTCGCCTGGCGTCCGCGCGACCTCGACCAGGCGTATCTGCCCTTCCTGCACGGCGTGGGCACCGCCAACTACTTCAGTGACCCCGCGTTCCGGGCCGGCCTCGCCAAGCCGGTGCACGAGGACCCGAACGCCGCCGTGATGCACTTCGTCGGCATGTTCGCCGACCCCGCGAAAACCTGGCCGGACCTGGCCTTCCTGCGTGAGAACTGGGAAGGACCGATCGTGCTCAAGGGAGTCCTGCACCCGGACGACGCACGACGCGCCGCCGACGCGGGCATGGACGGGGTGGTGGTCTCCAACCACGGTGGCCGCCAGGTCGCGGGCTCCGTCGCGGCGGCCGACGCGTTGCCCCGGGTCGTGGCGGCGGCCGGTGACCGGCTCTCCGTCCTGTTCGACAGCGGGATCCGCACCGGCGACGACATCTTCAAGGCGCTCGCGCTCGGCGCCGAGGCCGTCCTGGTGGGGCGGCCGTACGCCTATGGGCTCGGCCTGGACGGCCAGGCGGGCGTCGATCACGTGATCCGGTGCCTGCTCGCCGAACTCGACCTGACCCTCGCCCTTTCCGGCCACGCCGGGCCCGCCTCCCTCACCCCCGACGACCTGATCGAGGAGACCGCATGACCGCCGTGAAGAACGTCCTCGCCATCGTCTCGCCCCACGTGGGCGGCCGTGCCGCGGGAGGCGCACTCGCCGGGCTGCTCCCTGGGACGGCGCATGTGACGGTCGTCGAGTCGGCCGACGAGAATCCCGCCGCCCTGCGCGACGCACACGTCATCGTCACCGGCCTCGCCCCCATCACCGCCGAACACATGGCGGCGGCACCGGAGTTGGAGGTCGTCCAGTGCGCGAGCCACGGCTTCGACTACGTCGACGTGGCCGCCGCCCGCGCACGCGGAATCCTCGTCTGCTCGATCGGCTCCAGCGGGGCCGAGAAGCAGAACGTGGCCGAGCAGACCTTCGCCCTGATGCTCGCCCTCGCCAAGCAGCTGATCCCGGCGCACACCGCTCTCACCGAGGCCGACTGGGCGCTGCCGCGCCTCCAGCAGTCGATCACGGAGCTCTCGGGAAAGACGCTCGGCATCGTGGGACTCGGCCACATCGGCGAGGAAGTCGCCCGCCGTGCGGTCGTGTTCGACATGAGCGTCGTCTACGCGGGGCCGAGGCCGGTGACAGCGGAGAAGGAGGCTGCCCTCGGCGGCGCGCGCCACGTCGAACTCGACGAACTGCTCCGCACGTCCGACTACGTCACCCTGCACGCACCGCTCACGGAGGACACCCGCCACCTCCTGGACGCCGGGCGCCTCGCCCTCCTGAAGCCGACGGCTTTCGTCATCAACACCTCGCGAGGCGCGCTCATCGACCAGGACGCCCTCGCCGACGCCCTGACGGCCGGCACGCTGGCCGGGGCGGGCATCGACGTCTTCGACCCCGAACCGCCCACGGCCGCGCTGCGCCTCCTGAAGGCCCCGAACGTGGTGCTGTCCCCGCATGTCGCGGGCGTCACCCGCGAGACGCTCGTCCGCATCGGCCTCGCCGCGATCCAGAACGTCGTCGGCCATCTGGAGGGCAAGCCGCTGGGCGACGTGGTTTCCTGACGGTCTGTCAGGTGCCGGTGGTGGTGCGTGCGGCACTTCGTAGGCCGTTGCCGCCAACGCAGCCACCACCGGCGACCGTGATCTACCAGATCGCCCCGACCCACTCGGGGTGGTCGACGAACGGATTGCGGTTGTGCTGGAACTGGTCGTAGATGGCCTGGTTGCGGTTCTTCTCGAACGTGTCCGGCGGGTCCTCGTCGCTCCACTGCTTCAGCACGGAAAGACGCCCGATGGCGGGGGCGCTGCCGTTGTCGACCTTGTCGTTGGGCTCCAGGTCGGCGAAGCCGTCCTCGCCGTCGTAGCGCACGGCCATGTAGAGGATCATGCGGGCCACGTCGCCCTTGACGGCGTCGCGCGGCTCGAAGGAGTCGGAGTCGGTGTAGTTGCCCGGTGCTTCGCCGACCTCGCTGCCGCCGTTGTCGAAGTCCTTGTTGCCGCGGGTGCTGTTGACCGAGACGTCCGTCGGCCGCAGGTGGTGGATGTCGGTGCCCGGGCCGGTCGCGGTGCCGAAGTCGCCGTGGGACTTGGCCCACACGTGCTCGCGGTTCCACTGGTCGGGGTCGCCGCCGTTGCTGTCCTTGCTCTGCGAGCGGCCGGTGTAGAGCAGGATCACGTTGCCGCTGTCGGCCGGGTCCTGGTCGGTGGCCTTCAACGCGTCCCAGACCTGGTCGTACGAGAGCTTGGTCTGGTCGCTGATGATGGTGTGCAGGGCGCTCTTGAGCTCCGGACCGGTCTTGCCGACCGCGTCCTTGTAGTACGTGTCGTCATAGGCGCCGGCGGCCGCCGCGGGCGGAGTGGGGTCCGTGGTCGCGGCGTCGGCGGCGGCCGGGACGGTGATCCCGACGAGGACCGCGGCGGCCGTCATGGCCAGCGGTTTCCAGCGACGTATGTGAGGGACGGGCATGTGGGGGGTGTCCTCTCCCGGAAGACCCGCGCGCACCGCGCAGCCCCTCAACAGGGCGTGCGGTCTACGCGAGTTGACAAGTGGGCCAACGGGAGAGTGGCACGGGTGGGCGCATCACTGTATGAACGTTGTGGGTTGAACTTGTGACGATGTCATGGACGCAACACGCGTCGTCACAGCGGACGAACCGTGAGGATCTGCTGCGCGTGTCCGACGGGGCCGCGGACGTCGTGCAGGACGGTGCTCGTGACGCCCTGGCCGGTCGGGCCGAAGGTCACCGTGGTGTCGAGTCCCGTCCAGCCGCCTTCCGGCCGGCGGTGGAGGTGGACGGTGAGGTCGACGTTGGGGAACATCCAGGCCGTGGGCGGCTGCCGTACGGCGATGCCGTTGGCCGTGTCCACGAGCGCGATGTAGGACGCGAGGGGGCTCGCGGTCTGCCCGGCGACCAGGTCGAGGGCGGTGGAGATCCACGCGGTCGTACGGCCCGGCTGCGGGGGTGACACGGGGCGGACGTCCAAGGAGGCGATGTACCCGCCCGGCCACACGGACGCCATAGGCCAAGTCGCCAGCTCTTCGGGAGGGGTGAGCTTGTCGGCGCCCCCACCTGCCACGGCACTGGTGTCGCCGGAAGCGAGGAGCCAGGCCCGGGCCCGTACCACCGGCCGGTCGGCCATGAGCACCACGGCTTCGACCAGTTCGATGGTGCGGCCGGGCCTGAGGGTCTCCACGCGGATCTCGCACTCGTCGAGAGCGAGGCGCCCGAGGATGTCGAAGCTGATCCGGGACAGGACGAGGCCGTTGTCGGGCCGGGCGGCCAGCTGCCGGTCGATGGCGTGGACGATGAGCCCGCCGAGCGGGCTGAAGTGCTGCTCGTCGGTGTCCCAGGCGCCACCGGCGTGGGCGGTGGGCTTGTAACGGTGCTCGTCGATGGGCTCGTAATAACTGCCGGTGTTCAACGGGTGCTTCCCTCTCGGCCTTGCGGGTGCGGGACGTCGTGCTCGGTCGAGGTCTACCCGAAGGCCGAGGCGGACGTCTACCGGAACCCGTTGAGGTAGTGCTCCCCGATGTCGCGCAGGCGGTGGGCCGTGGAGCTGTGGGCGGTCAGGGCGCGGGCGTTGCGCCAGAACCTGTCCAGCCCGGGGTCGGCCGAGGGGGAGGGAGCGTCGGCGGTGAGTTCGAGGACACGGGTGGTGATGTGCAGGGCGGACCGGGTGGTGACCGCTTCGGCCGCGCCCACGAGGAACGCGATGTCGGCACGCTCGTCCGCGCCGAGCGCGGGCCCCGTCTCCAGGCCCTGGGCCAACGCCTCCGTCGCACGCTCCACCACCGCGGTCGCGCTGTGCGCAGCCGTCGCCAACTCCCCGTAGGCGAGCAGTAGGTAGGGGTCCATGGGGGGCGGTCCGCAGTCCCCGCGGGTGTCGAGAGCCCCCGTCGAGGCGGGGCGCGGCAGGGCGCGGCTGATGTCCCGCGCTTCGGCGAGTGCGCCCTGCGCGTTGCCGAGGCCGACCTGGACGAGCAGGAGTCGGCGGGCCAGCGGGGCGAGCGCGGCGAACGGTGAGATCTCGTGTTCGTCCACGGACACCGTGCCGAGCACCTGGTGCGTGGCCACCGGCACATCGTCGTACGTGACGGCGCCCGCACCGTTCAGCCGCTGCCCGAGCAGATCGTGCGCCGGCTCGGCGGAGACGCCGGGGTGGGCCGGGTCCACGTGGACGACCACCCACTCGCCGCTGTCCGTGCGCCGCGCCGTGTGGACGAGCCGGTCGGCCACGGCTGCCCCGGCGGTCAAGGGGCGTCTGCCGTGCAGGACGTACCCGTCGGCGGCCGGGGTGAGGGCGAGTCCTGCGCTCGTCCGCGCGTCCGGCAGTTCGATGTCACCGCCCCAGAGCCACTGCTCGTGTACGGCGCGCAGTTCGAGCGCCGCGGCCTCCTCGGGCGCGCCGAAGAGGCGCGGGCTCCACGACAGGGCGTGGTGGTGCGCGAGGAGTTCGGCGATGGAACTGTCCGCCGCCGCGATCTCCCTGACCGCTGTACAGGCCGTGCGCCAGTCGCTGCCCCGCTCGTGCCGGCCGTCCTGGCCGGGCGTCCCGTCCTGGCTCTCCTGGCGCGGTGGCGTCAGGAGTGCGGGCAGCCCCGCCTCGCGCAGCCGCGCCACCTCGTCGAGTGGAGGCTTGCCCGCACGGTCGCGCAGGTCCGCGTCGACGGCGAGGTCGTCGGCGAGTTCCCGGACGACGCGCGGCGAGGCGGCGGGGATCAGCGTTGTCACGGAGACGCCTCACAGATTCCTAGTTTTCCTACCTGATTGATAGGAATAGTGGGTGTGAACTCCCGCTGCGACAAGGGGGTGTTCAAGGGGCGGACCACTCCGTCTCGCGAGCTGGAACCGGAGTACGGACCCTGACGTCGACCTCTGCGGCCGACCGAAGCCGATCGGAGCCGATCACCCCAAGGCGCCCACCCGAAATTCGGTTACGGAACGACCGCCGTCACGCCTAGCATCCGACCATGCCAAGACCTTCCGGCTTCACCTATGAGCAGCACTCCGACGCCAGCGTGACGATCACTCACCACGGACGCGCGGCGGGCACGCTGCGCGGTGCGCGCGCCGAGAAGTTCCTCGCCGAGGTCGAGTCGGGCGATGCCCAACTGGTGATGGCGCGCTGGACCGGCGCGTACAAGCACGGCAACGAGCGCACGGCTCGCAACCACCCGCGCAACCGGCGCCAGGCGCCCCGCGTCTAAGGATTCGTCCAGGCCGCGGGATCCTCGGCCAGCACCGTGACCGGCGTGGGAAGTCGGGCGCCCGCGACATCGGCGAGGGACACGCCCTCCAGGATCTGGCGGACGTTCGCCCGCAGCGCGATCCACAGCGGCAGCAGTGATTCCGCGGGCCCGCTGTAGGCGAGCTCCGGAGGGCGTACTCCGCGTACCGACACCAAGGGGCCCTCCACGACGCGGATGACGTCCGCGATGCTGATGTCGCCCGAGGGCCGGGCCAGGCGGTAGCCGCCGTTGCCGCCGCGCTGACTGAGGACGAGACCGCCGCGCCGCATGTCGTTGAGGATGCCCTCGAGGAACTTGTGCGGGATCTCCTGTGCGTCGGCGATGGCCTCGGCCTTCAGTGGCCCGTCGTCCTGGCACGCGGCGAGTTGCAGCGCGGCACGTACCGCGTAGTCCGCCCTGGCTGAGATCCGCATGGCCGCAATTATGACGCCCCGTGCGGTCCCGGCGGCTACCGGGCGGCCGACGCCCGCGTCCCGGCCCCGGTGTCCCCTTCGGCCATGATTCGGCACGCCTTCAATAAATCTGCACATCGAATGCGCAGCCCAGTCACGCCATTCGGCGAATACTCCACGCGAAGCGCTTGTGTATTGACCACAGAACTTTCGCTTTGGTGCGAGAGTGTCCGCTTTGGTGGAGGGAGTCCTTCCGCGTACGGGATTTCCGTCTGTGAAGCTTGTGAAGGAGCTGCTCCTGCGCGGTGAACATGCCTGCACGCAGCGGTGATTCGATGCCGCGAGCACCGTCGGACGTCACGTCGTCGATTGGATGTACGAGCTGCGAACGTGCTTTGATCCTGGCCACCGCGGAATTCGCACAGCAGGTTCCGCAGTGTTGGAAACACCTTTGCGACATTCATGAGAAGGGCAGCTCACACCATGAACTACACCCCCCAGGTCGAGACCCTCGAGATTTCCGACGCCGACCTCGACAACGTCTCCGGTGGCCTCGTCGCCGGTGTCGCGGGCAACGTCACCAGCACCGTTGACTCCATCGCCCCCGTCTCGGGCGTCGTCGGCGGCGTCGTCGGCACCGTCGAGGGCGTGACCGGTCTCAACACCGGCGCCGTCACGGGCCTGGCCTCCGGCCTGACCGCTGGTCTCTGAGCTGAAGCTCACTGAGACGCCATGATTCGTGAGCCCCGGAACCATCGGTTCCGGGGCTCACGGACGCCCCAGGCAAAGTAAGGGAAACGTTCCGTGCAGTTCCGCCAACAGGCCCTGTCCAAGCTGCAGTCGCCCGAGGAACTCGACCTGCCGGTGCGTTACGCCCGACCCCAGGGCCTGCTCGTGCTCGCCGTCACCGTCGTCGTCATGGCCGCCGCGAGCGTCTGGGCCGTGACCGGCTCGGTCTCCTCCACGCTCCGCGCACCCGGCATCCTCACCCACGGCCAGGGCAGTTACGTCCTGCAGAGCCCCGTCACCGGGCAGGTGACGCGTGTCCTCGCCGAAGAGGGAAAGCGGGTCGCCGCCGGCGCCCCCGTGCTCAAGGTCCGTACGGACCAGGGCGACAAGGTCGTGCGCTCCATCGCCGCCGGCCGCGTCAGCACACTGGTCGCCCGGATCGGCACCGTCGTCACCACCGGCGCGGACGTCGCGACCGTCGAGCGCGTGTCGGGCAGCGACGACCCCCTCCTCGCGATGCTCTACGTCCCGGCCGACAGCGCGGCCACCGTCCCCGTCGGCGCCTCGGTGGACCTCACGGTCCAGTCCGTGCCCACGCAGGAGTACGGCATGCTGCGCGGCCGTGTGAAGGCGATCGGCCGCACCGCGCAGAGCGAACAGAAGATCAGCGGCTTCCTCGGCGACAAGGAACTGGCCGGGCAGTTCACCAAGGACGGGCCACCGGTCGGCGTCCTCGTCTCGCTCGAACGCTCGTCGGCCACCAAGTCCGGCTACGCCTGGTCGAACGCGGGCGGCCCGCCCTTCGCGCTCGACTCCATGACCCTGGCCACCGGCGCCTTCCACCTCGCCGAGCAGCGCCCGATCGATTGGCTGCTTCCGTGACCGCACCGCACCCCTCCCCGGCACACCAGCAGCCACTGCCGCCCCCGGGCGGCCGCCGCCGACACCGCCCCGAGCCCCAGCGGGGCCGCCGCCGCGCCGCAGCCCCCCGCCCCGCGTCGAAGGGCAAGCGGCAGAAGACCGTCCGTACGCCCACCGTCCTGCAGATGGAAGCCGTGGAGTGCGGCGCCGCCGCGCTCGCCATGGTCCTCGCGCACTACGGACGGCATGTCCCGCTGGAGGAGCTGCGCATCGCGTGCGGCGTGTCCCGCGACGGCTCGCGGGCCAGCAACCTCCTGAAAGCGGCGCGCAGTTACGGCCTGACGGCCAAGGGCATGCAGATGGAACCGGCCGCGCTCGCCGAGGTCAAGGCGCCCGCGATCCTCTTCTGGGAGTTCAACCACTACGTCGTGTACGACGGCATGGGCCGCCGCTTCGGCCGCCGCGGCGTGTACATCAACGACCCGGACAAGGGCCGCCGGTTCGTCCCCTCCGAGGACTTCGACACCAGCTTCACCGGCGTCGTCCTGGTCCTCGAACCGGGCGAGAACTTCCGCCCCGGAGGCCGCAAGCCCGGCGTCATGCGGGCGATGCCGGCGCGCCTGCGCGGCACTACGGGCACCATGCTCGCCGCGCTCTTCGCCAGCCTGCTGCTCGTCGCGGTCGGCGCCGCGCTGCCCGCGCTCAGCCGCACGTACATCGACCTGTTCCTGATCGGTGACCAGACGTCCCTGCTCGGCGCGCTGTTCGCCTCGATGGGCGCGATGGTGGCGCTCACCGTCGTCCTCACCTGGCTGCAACAGGCGAACCTGCTGCGCGGCCGCATCATCTCCTCGACCCTGAGCAGCGCCCGCTTCCTGCGCCATCTGCTGCGCCTGCCCGTCACCTTCTACGCCCAGCGCAGCCCCGCCGACCTCGTCCAGCGCCTCGCGTCCAACGACGCGGTCGCCGAAACGCTGGCCCGCGACCTCACGGCCGCCGGCGTCGACGGCATCGTCGTACTCCTCTACGCGGCCTTGCTGTGGACGTACGACCCCCAGCTCACCCTCGTCGGCGTCGGCATCGCCCTCCTGAACATCGTCGCGATGCGGATCGTCATCCGGCTGCGGGCCACCGGCACCCAGAAGCTGCGCGCCGACAGCGCCAAGCTCACCAACACCTCGTACACCGGCCTGCAGTTGATCGAGACGATGAAGGCCACCGGAGGCGAGAACGGCTTCTTCCGGCGTTGGGCGGGCCAGCACGCCACCACCCTGGAGGAGCAGCAGCGCCTCGGTGTGCCGAGCGCCTGGCTCGGCATCGTCGCGCCGACCCTCGCGACACTCAACAGCGCGCTGATCCTGTGGATCGGCGGCCTGCGCGCGGTCGAGGGGCATCTGTCGATCGGCCTGCTCGTGGCGTTCCAGGCACTCGTCACCCGCTTCACCGCGCCGATCACCCGCCTCAACGGTGTCGCGGGCCGCATCCAGGACTTCGGCGCCGACGTCGCCCGCCTCAAGGACGTCGAGAACTTCCCCGTCGACACCCTCTACTCCCGCCCGGAACCGGCCGCGAGCACCCGCCGCCTCAAGGGCCACGTCACCCTCGACGACATCACCTTCGGCTACAGCCCTCTCGACAAGCCCCTCCTGACAGGCTTCTCGCTGTCGGTCGGCCCCGGCCAACAGGTGGCTCTGGTCGGCGGCTCCGGCAGCGGCAAGTCGACCGTCTCCCGGCTGATCTCGGGGCTCTACAGCCCTTGGGAGGGCACCATCCGCATCGACGGACAGCGTCTTGAGGACATCCCGCGCGGCGCGCTCGCCGCCTCCGTCTCCTTCGTCGACCAGGACGTCTTCCTCTTCGAGGGCACCATCCGCGACAACGTCGCGCTGTGGGACCCCTCCATCCCGGACGCCGCCGTCGTCGCCGCCCTCAAGGACGCCTGCCTGTACGAGATCGTCGCCCGCAGGCCCGGCGGCATCCACGGCCGCGTCGAACAGGACGGCCGCAACTTCTCCGGCGGCCAGCGCCAGCGCCTGGAGATCGCGCGGGCCCTGGTCCGCCGCCCCAGCATCCTCGTCCTCGACGAGGTGACCAGCGCCCTGGACGCGGAGACCGAGCAGGTCATCATCGACAACCTCCGCCGCCGCGGCTGCGCCTGCGTCGTCATCGCCCACCGCCTGAGCACCGTGCGCGACAGCGACGAGATCGTCGTCCTCGACCACGGCTCGGTCGTCGAACGCGGGCGCCACGAACACCTCGTCGCCGCGGGCGGACCCTACGCCGACCTGGTCAAGGAGCACTGAGGTGACCTCGGTTCCAGAGCAGTACTCCTCCTATACGGGTGACTCGGTCGCCGCCGCCTTCGGCGCGCTCGGCACCCCGGCCGACTGCACGGGTCTGCGCAGCGTGCACCTCGAAGGCCCGCAGGTCCTCTGGCTCGTCGTGGCCGGGGCCCTCGACCTCTTCGCGGTCGACGCCGTGCAGCAGGGCCACTGGCACTTCCTCGGCCGCCTGGAACCGGGCACCCTGCTCCTCGGCCCCGTCGAAGGCCCCCAGCACACCCTCGTCGGACGCCCGCTCCAGGGCTGCGAGCTGCGCCGCATACCGCTGCGTGAGCTGTACCGCCCCGACTACGGCGACACCTGGGCCTACGAACAGCAGTACCCCAGTCAGTACGACACGCAGGACCAGGCCCTGAGCCTCCTGGAGCACGCCTTCGCGCTCGGCATCGGACGCAGCCACCGGGTCCTGTTCGAGGCGCCGCTCGACGGCCGCACCATGGCCGACGACGTGGTGACGGACGACGACATCCTCTGGATGCCGGTGGCGCCGGGCAGCGTGCAGTACGGCTCCGCCTACAGCTCGGAGGCCACCGGCGATCTGCTCGTCGACGCCGCCATGTGGCAGCGCATGGTCAACCAGCAGTACCGGCTGCTCTCCACGCTCGACCGCTGGATCGAACGCCTGGAGCGGGCCCACGAGGACCGCACCGCCGCCGGCATCAAGGCGGGCGAGACGGTCCGCGAGCAGGCCGACAGGACCCTCATCGCCTCCATCGGCCGCTCCGGCAGGGGCGGCGCGCGCCGCACCGAGTCGCGCGGCGGTGACGACGCGACGTACGCGGCCTGCCGTCTGGTCGCCGACGCGGCGGGCATCACACTGTCCGGCCTTGCGGACGGCGGCGCCGTCAGCGACCGGATCGACCCGGTGGAACAGATCGCGGTGGCCTCGCGCGTCCGCACCCGCGCCGTGCGGCTCGACGGGCGCTGGTGGCGCGAGAACACCGGCCCCCTCGTGGGACACCGCGCGGCGAGCGGGGCGCCGGTCGCGCTGCTGTGGCGGCGCGGCGGCTACGAGTCCGTGCACCCCACCTCCGGGCGGCGCACGCGCGTCGACAAGACCAACGCGGAGGAGTTCGAACCACAGGCGGTCATGTTCTACCGCCCGCTGCCGGAGCGGTCGTTGACGCCGTGGCGGCTGTTCCGCTTCAGCCTGCGGGGCACCGGCGGTGACGTACGCAATCTGGCGATCGCCGGTCTGGTGACGGTCGCGATCGGGGCGCTGGTGCCGATCGCGACGGGGCAGGTGCTCGGCGTGTTCGTCCCGAACGGCGAGAAGAGCCTCATCGTCCAGGTGTCCCTGGCGGTGATGATCACGAGCATCGTCTCCGCGGCCTTCATGCTCCTCCAGAACCTCACCATCCTCCGGATGGAGGGCCGTATGGAGAGCACCCTCCAACCAGCGGTCTGGGACCGCCTGTTGAACCTCCCCACCCGCTTCTTCGCCTCGCGCTCGACGGGTGAGCTG
This region includes:
- a CDS encoding Rrf2 family transcriptional regulator, yielding MRISARADYAVRAALQLAACQDDGPLKAEAIADAQEIPHKFLEGILNDMRRGGLVLSQRGGNGGYRLARPSGDISIADVIRVVEGPLVSVRGVRPPELAYSGPAESLLPLWIALRANVRQILEGVSLADVAGARLPTPVTVLAEDPAAWTNP
- a CDS encoding type A2 lantipeptide gives rise to the protein MNYTPQVETLEISDADLDNVSGGLVAGVAGNVTSTVDSIAPVSGVVGGVVGTVEGVTGLNTGAVTGLASGLTAGL
- a CDS encoding HlyD family efflux transporter periplasmic adaptor subunit produces the protein MQFRQQALSKLQSPEELDLPVRYARPQGLLVLAVTVVVMAAASVWAVTGSVSSTLRAPGILTHGQGSYVLQSPVTGQVTRVLAEEGKRVAAGAPVLKVRTDQGDKVVRSIAAGRVSTLVARIGTVVTTGADVATVERVSGSDDPLLAMLYVPADSAATVPVGASVDLTVQSVPTQEYGMLRGRVKAIGRTAQSEQKISGFLGDKELAGQFTKDGPPVGVLVSLERSSATKSGYAWSNAGGPPFALDSMTLATGAFHLAEQRPIDWLLP
- a CDS encoding NHLP family bacteriocin export ABC transporter peptidase/permease/ATPase subunit is translated as MTAPHPSPAHQQPLPPPGGRRRHRPEPQRGRRRAAAPRPASKGKRQKTVRTPTVLQMEAVECGAAALAMVLAHYGRHVPLEELRIACGVSRDGSRASNLLKAARSYGLTAKGMQMEPAALAEVKAPAILFWEFNHYVVYDGMGRRFGRRGVYINDPDKGRRFVPSEDFDTSFTGVVLVLEPGENFRPGGRKPGVMRAMPARLRGTTGTMLAALFASLLLVAVGAALPALSRTYIDLFLIGDQTSLLGALFASMGAMVALTVVLTWLQQANLLRGRIISSTLSSARFLRHLLRLPVTFYAQRSPADLVQRLASNDAVAETLARDLTAAGVDGIVVLLYAALLWTYDPQLTLVGVGIALLNIVAMRIVIRLRATGTQKLRADSAKLTNTSYTGLQLIETMKATGGENGFFRRWAGQHATTLEEQQRLGVPSAWLGIVAPTLATLNSALILWIGGLRAVEGHLSIGLLVAFQALVTRFTAPITRLNGVAGRIQDFGADVARLKDVENFPVDTLYSRPEPAASTRRLKGHVTLDDITFGYSPLDKPLLTGFSLSVGPGQQVALVGGSGSGKSTVSRLISGLYSPWEGTIRIDGQRLEDIPRGALAASVSFVDQDVFLFEGTIRDNVALWDPSIPDAAVVAALKDACLYEIVARRPGGIHGRVEQDGRNFSGGQRQRLEIARALVRRPSILVLDEVTSALDAETEQVIIDNLRRRGCACVVIAHRLSTVRDSDEIVVLDHGSVVERGRHEHLVAAGGPYADLVKEH
- a CDS encoding NHLP bacteriocin export ABC transporter permease/ATPase subunit gives rise to the protein MTSVPEQYSSYTGDSVAAAFGALGTPADCTGLRSVHLEGPQVLWLVVAGALDLFAVDAVQQGHWHFLGRLEPGTLLLGPVEGPQHTLVGRPLQGCELRRIPLRELYRPDYGDTWAYEQQYPSQYDTQDQALSLLEHAFALGIGRSHRVLFEAPLDGRTMADDVVTDDDILWMPVAPGSVQYGSAYSSEATGDLLVDAAMWQRMVNQQYRLLSTLDRWIERLERAHEDRTAAGIKAGETVREQADRTLIASIGRSGRGGARRTESRGGDDATYAACRLVADAAGITLSGLADGGAVSDRIDPVEQIAVASRVRTRAVRLDGRWWRENTGPLVGHRAASGAPVALLWRRGGYESVHPTSGRRTRVDKTNAEEFEPQAVMFYRPLPERSLTPWRLFRFSLRGTGGDVRNLAIAGLVTVAIGALVPIATGQVLGVFVPNGEKSLIVQVSLAVMITSIVSAAFMLLQNLTILRMEGRMESTLQPAVWDRLLNLPTRFFASRSTGELASAAMGVSAIRRVLSGIGPVALQAGTIGAMNLVLLLLYSVPLALAALGMLVVIAAVFLTLGLWELRWQRRLVELSNKLNNQAFQTLRGLPKLRVAGAESFAYAAWAGEFARSRELQQRAGRIKNVTTVLNSVYLPLCTLIMFILLAGPARGSLTAGEFLTFSTAVTMLLTSVTQLTGALISAAAVLPMFEQIKPVLDAAPEVKGASTQPGELQGEIEARGVSFRYTDDGPLVLDDVTLSIHPGEFVAVVGPSGCGKSTLLRLLIGFDKPVAGSVLYDGQDLSALDQAAVRRQCGVVLQNAQPLTGSILDCICGAETFTQEEAWEAAEMAGLAEDIKRMPMGLHTMISGGGAVSGGQRQRLMIAQALIRRPRVLFFDEATSALDNETQRTVIDSTRALNATRVVIAHRLSTVMDADRVIVMSDGRIVQQGPPAHLLADTGGRLHELVRRQMQ